A region from the Campylobacter blaseri genome encodes:
- a CDS encoding NlpC/P60 family protein — MKNSILLSCLLCLVFMSGCAFIDKNRNLNPKNEIYDLNDSNSTNLISYNKDVLNLLNTIDKYKNKKTRVDCSGLVDLFNRLNNNIFYENQEMYRHVQKNRGKSQAIYNLYSSNNKITNKKPMAGDLIFFNNTTKATKNKKTKIITHIGIVQDVEDDGRVSFIHNIRGINKIGYVNLNKKNTFKDNLVVQNSYIIRCKSNKTSCLTSNRFAGFGVVVR, encoded by the coding sequence ATGAAAAATAGTATATTATTATCTTGCTTGCTATGCTTGGTTTTTATGTCAGGGTGTGCATTTATAGATAAAAATAGAAATTTAAATCCTAAAAATGAAATTTATGATTTAAATGATTCAAATAGTACAAATTTAATTTCCTATAATAAAGATGTTTTAAATCTTTTAAATACGATTGATAAGTATAAAAATAAAAAAACAAGAGTTGATTGTTCGGGACTTGTTGATCTTTTTAATAGATTAAATAATAATATTTTTTATGAAAATCAAGAGATGTATAGGCATGTTCAAAAAAATAGGGGCAAGTCCCAAGCTATTTATAATCTATATAGCTCAAACAATAAAATAACTAACAAAAAACCAATGGCTGGAGATTTAATATTTTTTAACAACACTACAAAAGCTACAAAAAACAAAAAAACAAAAATCATAACCCACATAGGTATTGTGCAAGATGTGGAAGATGATGGAAGAGTAAGTTTCATACATAATATAAGAGGTATTAATAAAATAGGATATGTAAATTTAAATAAGAAAAACACATTTAAAGATAATTTAGTTGTTCAAAATAGCTATATAATAAGATGTAAGTCTAATAAAACTTCATGCTTAACATCAAATAGATTTGCAGGCTTTGGGGTTGTTGTTAGATAA
- a CDS encoding molybdopterin molybdotransferase MoeA: MIDKNLDLLFKSIKPINRVKKIGIDSALNEILAENVMVEKNLPSFDNAALDGYAFNYSDKNSDIKIVGTIYTGDKNIYTLGKNEAYRIMTGAMMPKNSDTIVEFEKAIVKDDILKIDSSIKKNNAYRYTGEEVKRGETLLVKGELLTAAKIMFLASQGINEVTIYEKPKIASFSSGDEIIEPWEKASEYEIYNANSSGIQAILKNSNFKSSYKGIIKDTYESTLNALRNSGDYDVIITSGGASKGDHDFMKECLLELGYEEIFSHINVRPGKPTGVYKKDSKLVFILPGNPMAAFLIAFLIVVPALKQISGQNISNHKKIVARFDGNINLKEQRSNLVLGVYKDGKFKTINNNKFGSGMIKPLVVANALYVSKVGESKLEDGRLLEIIMLY, from the coding sequence ATGATAGATAAAAATTTAGATTTACTTTTTAAAAGTATTAAACCTATAAATAGAGTTAAAAAAATTGGTATTGACTCTGCTTTAAATGAGATTTTAGCAGAAAATGTAATGGTAGAAAAAAATCTACCTTCATTTGACAATGCTGCGCTTGATGGGTATGCGTTTAATTATAGTGATAAAAATAGCGATATTAAGATAGTTGGAACTATTTATACAGGCGATAAAAACATATATACTCTAGGCAAAAATGAAGCATACCGTATAATGACAGGGGCTATGATGCCTAAAAACAGCGACACCATAGTAGAATTTGAAAAAGCTATAGTTAAAGATGATATTTTAAAAATAGATAGCTCTATTAAAAAAAATAATGCTTATAGATATACTGGTGAAGAAGTTAAAAGAGGCGAAACACTACTTGTAAAGGGTGAGCTTTTAACAGCTGCTAAAATTATGTTTTTAGCTAGTCAGGGTATAAATGAAGTTACTATTTATGAAAAACCAAAAATAGCATCTTTTTCTAGTGGTGATGAGATAATTGAGCCTTGGGAAAAAGCTAGTGAATATGAGATATATAATGCTAATTCAAGCGGTATTCAAGCTATACTTAAAAATAGTAACTTTAAATCAAGTTATAAAGGAATTATAAAAGATACCTATGAAAGCACCCTTAATGCTTTAAGAAACTCAGGTGATTATGATGTTATTATAACAAGCGGTGGTGCGAGTAAAGGCGATCACGACTTTATGAAAGAATGCTTATTAGAGCTTGGATATGAAGAAATTTTTTCTCATATAAATGTTAGACCAGGCAAACCAACTGGGGTTTATAAAAAAGATAGCAAATTAGTTTTCATACTTCCTGGAAATCCAATGGCAGCTTTTTTGATAGCGTTTTTGATAGTTGTTCCTGCATTAAAACAGATTTCTGGACAAAACATCTCTAATCACAAAAAAATAGTTGCCAGATTTGATGGAAATATAAACTTAAAAGAGCAAAGATCAAATTTGGTTTTAGGAGTCTACAAAGATGGTAAATTTAAAACTATAAATAATAATAAATTTGGTTCAGGTATGATAAAACCCCTTGTAGTGGCAAATGCATTGTATGTATCAAAAGTTGGTGAATCAAAATTAGAAGATGGTAGATTATTAGAAATAATAATGCTTTATTGA
- a CDS encoding rhomboid family intramembrane serine protease, whose amino-acid sequence MNLQATTSLIVINFIVFLVGDFIMNHHMFFTYFGLNYLFFSGFYWQVFTTMFLHGSLMHLVMNMAVLYQFGSILERYLGGIKFTLIYLIGGILTSALSLVYTYLMINNGIVINLVGASGAISVLLGLLAYLNIYMRKGLFLAIILISFAPMLVGIKVGWYAHLIGFGLGYLYAKIGLRS is encoded by the coding sequence ATGAATTTACAAGCCACAACCTCATTAATTGTTATAAATTTTATAGTTTTTTTAGTTGGCGATTTTATTATGAATCACCATATGTTTTTTACATATTTTGGTTTAAACTATCTGTTTTTTAGTGGATTTTATTGGCAGGTGTTTACAACTATGTTTTTACATGGTTCGCTTATGCATTTAGTTATGAATATGGCTGTTTTATATCAATTTGGCTCAATTTTAGAAAGATACCTAGGTGGCATCAAATTTACTCTTATCTATTTAATAGGTGGAATTTTAACTTCTGCTTTGAGTCTTGTATATACATATTTAATGATTAACAATGGAATAGTTATAAATTTAGTGGGTGCAAGTGGTGCTATATCTGTTCTTTTAGGACTTTTGGCATATTTAAATATTTATATGCGTAAAGGGCTGTTTTTAGCCATTATCTTAATTAGTTTTGCACCAATGTTAGTTGGTATAAAAGTAGGCTGGTATGCGCACTTAATAGGCTTTGGTCTAGGTTATTTATATGCTAAGATAGGACTTAGGAGCTAA
- the speA gene encoding biosynthetic arginine decarboxylase yields MNNIYGLDIWGNSNFIIEDGKICLNTDFKLPIIDVVKEIRKDGIKGPILLRFPHLIKKQIVEIYSNFNRAKKEFDYSGNFSAVYPLKVNQYPGFVKNLVEIGKPFNYGLEAGSKPELLLAMAYNNFEAPITVNGFKDKELINIGFIAAEMGHDITLTIEGLSELESIIKTSKERFSTCPKIGLRIRLHTSGSGIWAKSGGMDSKFGLTATELIEAVNLLKSANLLHKFTMIHFHIGSQINEIHPLKKALTEAGNIYAELRKMDAKNLTAINLGGGLAVEYSQTRELATRNYTLKEYANDVIFLLKTIANSKNVTEPDIFIESGRFVAASHAVLTAPVLELFSKEYAEEKLISKDENPPLVLELYDLYKNIKPSNALEYLHDSIAHMESILTLFDLGYADLTDRSNAEILTHLIMKKAISMLGNKQSYTDLLKIQKQVQEKYLVNFSMFQSLPDFWGLKQHFPIMPLEKLDERATRSASIWDITCDSDGEINFDPNINPLFLHDIDPQEENYFLAFFLVGAYQEVLGMNHNLFTHPTEATVYLKENGGFEIKNILESQSVLDILEDMDYDVYEIQDILSDRVKNSILLDDNEKKQILGELYLFLNDNGYLKSIG; encoded by the coding sequence GTGAATAATATTTACGGACTTGATATTTGGGGTAATTCAAACTTTATAATAGAAGATGGTAAAATTTGTCTAAATACTGATTTTAAACTTCCCATAATTGATGTAGTAAAAGAAATTCGTAAAGACGGGATAAAAGGTCCTATTTTACTGCGTTTTCCACATCTAATAAAAAAACAGATTGTTGAAATTTACTCAAATTTCAATAGAGCTAAAAAAGAATTTGATTATAGCGGAAATTTCAGTGCTGTTTACCCGCTAAAAGTAAATCAATATCCTGGTTTTGTTAAAAATTTAGTTGAGATAGGAAAGCCATTTAACTATGGTTTGGAAGCCGGAAGCAAGCCTGAACTTTTACTAGCAATGGCATATAATAATTTTGAAGCACCAATTACAGTAAATGGTTTTAAAGATAAAGAGCTTATAAATATAGGTTTTATAGCTGCTGAAATGGGACATGATATAACTTTAACAATTGAGGGCTTAAGTGAGCTTGAAAGTATTATTAAAACATCAAAAGAAAGATTTAGCACTTGTCCAAAAATTGGTCTAAGAATAAGACTTCATACAAGCGGAAGTGGTATTTGGGCAAAGAGTGGCGGAATGGATTCAAAATTTGGTCTTACTGCAACTGAGTTGATTGAAGCTGTAAATTTACTAAAAAGTGCAAATTTACTTCATAAATTCACTATGATTCATTTCCATATAGGATCTCAAATAAATGAAATTCACCCTTTAAAAAAGGCACTAACAGAAGCTGGAAATATATATGCAGAGCTTAGAAAAATGGATGCAAAAAATTTAACTGCTATAAATTTAGGTGGCGGGTTGGCAGTTGAATACTCGCAAACAAGAGAACTAGCTACTAGAAACTACACATTAAAAGAGTATGCAAATGATGTTATATTTTTATTAAAAACTATAGCTAATTCAAAAAATGTTACAGAGCCTGATATATTTATAGAATCTGGTCGTTTTGTAGCAGCAAGCCATGCTGTCCTAACAGCACCTGTTTTAGAGCTATTTTCAAAAGAGTATGCAGAAGAAAAATTAATATCAAAAGATGAAAATCCACCACTTGTTTTAGAGTTATATGATCTTTATAAAAACATAAAACCATCAAACGCACTTGAATATCTTCACGACTCAATTGCCCATATGGAAAGCATTTTAACCCTTTTTGATCTTGGGTATGCTGATTTAACTGATAGATCAAATGCTGAAATTTTAACACACTTAATAATGAAAAAAGCAATCTCAATGCTTGGAAACAAACAAAGCTATACAGATTTATTAAAGATACAAAAACAAGTTCAAGAAAAATATCTTGTTAACTTCTCTATGTTTCAGTCACTTCCAGATTTCTGGGGATTAAAACAGCATTTTCCCATAATGCCCTTAGAAAAACTTGATGAAAGAGCGACAAGATCGGCATCAATTTGGGATATAACTTGTGATAGCGATGGGGAGATAAATTTTGATCCAAATATTAATCCTCTATTTTTGCACGATATTGATCCACAAGAGGAGAACTATTTTTTAGCATTTTTCTTAGTTGGTGCCTATCAAGAGGTCCTTGGAATGAATCATAATCTTTTCACTCATCCAACTGAAGCAACCGTATACCTTAAAGAAAATGGCGGATTTGAAATAAAAAATATTTTAGAATCACAATCTGTGCTTGATATACTTGAAGATATGGATTATGATGTTTATGAAATTCAAGATATACTAAGCGATAGAGTTAAAAACTCTATCCTCTTAGACGATAATGAAAAAAAACAAATTTTGGGTGAATTGTATCTATTTTTAAATGATAATGGATACTTAAAATCAATAGGATAA
- the murA gene encoding UDP-N-acetylglucosamine 1-carboxyvinyltransferase: MEYLKIIGGSKLSGKVAISGAKNAALPIIALSIISKNNTEISNLPDVADIKTLIELLRNLGAKVNFKDSHSIDIDTNDINSTKAIYNIVRKMRASILVLGPLLARFGHCEVSLPGGCAIGARPIDLHIQALKKMGATIEVKDGYLVAKAPKNGLNGTTINFDKITVTGTENIVMAAALANGITKIINAAKEPEITALCEVINQSGVKIEGIGTDELTIHGSSGKLLEIDKIDVIPDRIEAGTYLCVGAITNSKITITNCDPNHLDAVIAKLEDMGFSFKIEDDKITILPAKTIKPTKIVTTEYPGFPTDMQAQFMAICCIADGVSIVEERLFENRFMHVSELSRMGADIKLNGHIATITGGKLSSADVMATDLRASSALVMAGLVSEGQTNVRRIYHLDRGYEKLEEKLKNLGANVERLSE, encoded by the coding sequence ATGGAATATTTAAAAATTATTGGGGGAAGTAAACTAAGTGGTAAAGTTGCCATTAGTGGGGCTAAAAATGCAGCACTTCCTATTATAGCTTTAAGCATTATCTCTAAAAACAACACTGAAATTTCAAATTTACCAGATGTAGCAGATATTAAAACATTAATAGAACTTTTAAGAAATTTAGGAGCAAAAGTAAACTTTAAAGACTCACACTCCATAGATATAGATACAAATGATATAAACTCAACAAAAGCCATATATAATATAGTAAGAAAGATGAGAGCTTCTATTTTGGTTTTAGGTCCTCTTCTTGCAAGATTTGGACATTGTGAAGTCTCATTACCTGGAGGATGTGCAATAGGAGCAAGACCAATTGACCTTCATATACAAGCTCTTAAAAAAATGGGTGCGACTATAGAGGTTAAAGATGGATATTTAGTCGCAAAAGCTCCTAAAAATGGACTTAATGGAACAACTATAAATTTTGATAAAATAACTGTAACAGGCACTGAAAATATTGTAATGGCTGCTGCTCTTGCAAATGGAATTACTAAGATTATAAATGCAGCAAAAGAGCCAGAAATTACTGCTTTATGTGAGGTTATTAACCAAAGTGGTGTTAAAATAGAAGGTATTGGAACTGATGAGCTAACCATTCATGGAAGCAGTGGAAAACTTTTAGAGATTGATAAAATAGATGTGATACCAGATAGGATAGAAGCTGGAACATATCTATGTGTGGGAGCTATTACAAACTCAAAGATTACAATAACAAATTGCGATCCAAATCATCTTGATGCAGTTATTGCAAAACTAGAAGATATGGGATTTAGTTTTAAGATAGAAGATGATAAAATAACCATACTACCTGCAAAAACTATAAAACCCACAAAAATTGTAACAACTGAATACCCAGGTTTTCCAACAGATATGCAAGCACAATTTATGGCAATTTGCTGTATAGCAGATGGTGTTAGCATAGTAGAAGAAAGGCTTTTTGAAAATAGATTTATGCATGTTAGTGAGCTTTCAAGAATGGGTGCAGATATAAAGCTAAATGGGCACATAGCAACTATAACAGGAGGTAAGCTAAGCTCAGCAGATGTTATGGCAACAGATTTAAGAGCTAGTTCTGCCCTTGTTATGGCAGGACTTGTTAGCGAAGGCCAAACCAATGTTAGAAGAATTTACCACCTAGATAGAGGTTATGAAAAACTTGAAGAAAAACTTAAAAATTTAGGTGCAAATGTAGAAAGGCTTAGTGAATGA
- a CDS encoding ferritin-like domain-containing protein translates to MFHKKVESILNESNLDDKFIKFKIFYDDFKLGRVEFEDNFIPKILKKPSFSRICKVLPAKDIPKFKDDKKEAFFLHSIAHIEYSAIDLALDDCYRFVKLPLAYYEDWLEVASDEIRHFTMISDELLKLGYKYGDFPVHDGLFFGMKNTQNSLLERMAIMHKYMEANGLDANYFMLKKIKNDSSKKELKNLLNQILEEEISHVKKGNYWFEFACKKEGISKGIFIDIVMKHYPKFKNIKKELNINDRIRAGFTEEEIKILNNKP, encoded by the coding sequence ATGTTTCATAAAAAAGTAGAGAGTATTTTAAATGAGTCAAATTTAGATGATAAATTTATAAAATTTAAAATATTTTATGATGATTTTAAGTTAGGAAGGGTTGAATTTGAAGATAATTTTATCCCTAAAATTCTAAAAAAACCTAGTTTTTCTAGAATTTGTAAAGTTTTACCTGCTAAAGATATACCAAAATTTAAAGATGATAAAAAAGAGGCCTTTTTTCTACACTCGATAGCTCATATAGAATATAGTGCGATTGATTTAGCTCTTGATGATTGCTATAGATTTGTAAAATTACCTTTGGCTTATTATGAAGATTGGCTAGAGGTTGCTAGTGATGAGATAAGACACTTTACAATGATATCTGATGAGCTTTTAAAGCTAGGATATAAATATGGTGATTTTCCTGTTCATGATGGGCTATTTTTTGGTATGAAAAATACACAAAACTCACTCCTTGAAAGAATGGCGATAATGCATAAATATATGGAGGCCAACGGACTGGATGCTAATTATTTTATGCTTAAAAAAATAAAAAATGATAGCTCTAAAAAAGAGTTAAAAAATCTATTAAATCAAATTTTAGAAGAAGAAATTTCACATGTTAAAAAGGGAAATTACTGGTTTGAGTTTGCTTGCAAAAAAGAGGGTATTAGTAAAGGTATTTTTATAGATATAGTTATGAAACACTATCCGAAATTTAAAAATATAAAAAAAGAACTTAATATTAATGATAGAATTCGAGCTGGATTCACAGAAGAAGAGATTAAGATATTAAATAATAAACCATAG
- a CDS encoding pyridoxal phosphate-dependent aminotransferase, with translation MLSKRVQTLSESITIAISSLAKEMKANGEDVISLSAGEPDFDTPKAIKDAAIEAMRKGCGKYTPIPGTNEVLKAIAIKLKRDNNLEYKPSQIITNVGAKHSLFNIIQCLIDEGDEVLIPAPYWVSYPEMTKYASGIPVILNTDESNGFKITAKQLKKAITTKTKLLMLNSPSNPCGTVYTKEDLLELAEVLKGTNIFIASDEIYEKVNYSGNFCATASVSKDMFKRTITINGLSKCGAMPGWRFGYMASANDELNKAVRKLQSQSTSNISSITQAGAIPALLGEVDDEIENMLKSYRERRDYLFKELNNIKGLKTLNPDGAFYLFINCKEIEEDSMKFCKRMLEEIKVATVPGVAFGLEGYFRVSFATDLESIKIATQRLQKFINNY, from the coding sequence ATGTTATCAAAAAGAGTTCAGACATTATCAGAGTCCATAACAATAGCCATTAGCTCACTAGCAAAAGAGATGAAGGCAAATGGTGAAGATGTAATTAGTTTAAGTGCTGGAGAGCCTGACTTTGACACTCCAAAAGCAATAAAAGATGCCGCTATTGAAGCCATGAGAAAAGGATGTGGAAAATATACTCCTATCCCAGGAACTAATGAGGTTTTAAAAGCAATAGCAATAAAACTTAAAAGAGATAATAATTTAGAATATAAACCTAGTCAAATAATTACAAACGTGGGAGCAAAGCACTCTTTATTTAATATAATTCAGTGTCTAATAGATGAAGGAGATGAGGTTTTAATACCAGCTCCTTACTGGGTAAGCTACCCTGAAATGACAAAATATGCTAGTGGTATTCCTGTAATTTTAAATACAGATGAATCAAATGGATTTAAAATTACGGCAAAACAGCTCAAAAAGGCAATAACCACAAAAACAAAGCTTTTAATGTTAAACTCTCCAAGCAACCCTTGTGGAACCGTGTATACAAAAGAGGATCTACTTGAACTAGCAGAGGTTTTAAAAGGCACAAATATTTTTATAGCAAGTGATGAAATTTATGAAAAAGTAAATTATAGTGGAAATTTCTGTGCAACTGCTAGCGTTAGTAAAGATATGTTTAAAAGAACCATTACTATAAATGGACTAAGTAAGTGTGGTGCAATGCCAGGATGGAGGTTTGGCTATATGGCTAGTGCTAACGATGAGCTAAATAAAGCTGTTAGAAAACTTCAAAGTCAAAGCACATCAAACATCAGCTCAATCACTCAAGCAGGAGCCATTCCAGCACTTTTAGGCGAAGTTGATGATGAGATAGAAAACATGTTAAAATCATATCGAGAAAGAAGAGACTATCTTTTTAAAGAGCTTAATAACATAAAAGGACTAAAAACATTAAATCCTGATGGTGCATTTTATCTTTTTATAAACTGCAAAGAGATAGAAGAGGATTCTATGAAATTTTGTAAAAGAATGCTAGAAGAGATAAAAGTAGCAACCGTTCCAGGGGTTGCTTTTGGATTAGAGGGATATTTTAGAGTTTCGTTTGCAACTGATTTAGAAAGTATCAAAATAGCAACACAAAGACTTCAAAAATTTATAAATAACTATTAA
- the cysE gene encoding serine O-acetyltransferase gives MSFWKIVLEDLAEPKRQDPAYNNWIEVIFNYPGVWAIVNHRFANFFYKKGFKTTGRTISGLSRLLTGVDLHPGATIGRQVFFDHATGIVIGETAIIGNRVLIYQGVTLGGVSLDKGKRHPTLENGVVVGGGAKILGNITIGENSKIGANSVVIKDVPSNCTAVGIPAKVLGKCSAQPLSHNKIPDIDKEIFSYLLQRIENLENLIKDGKINITEEDIKLNEKYSSYLKSLKN, from the coding sequence ATGAGCTTTTGGAAAATAGTATTAGAAGATTTAGCAGAACCAAAAAGACAAGACCCTGCATATAATAATTGGATTGAGGTTATCTTTAACTATCCTGGTGTTTGGGCAATTGTAAATCATAGATTTGCGAATTTTTTTTACAAAAAAGGTTTTAAAACTACAGGAAGGACTATTTCTGGTTTATCTAGGCTTTTAACAGGAGTTGATCTTCATCCAGGTGCTACAATAGGAAGACAGGTATTTTTTGATCATGCAACAGGTATTGTCATAGGAGAAACAGCTATTATTGGTAATAGAGTGCTTATATATCAAGGGGTAACTCTTGGGGGAGTAAGCTTAGATAAAGGTAAGCGCCACCCTACTTTGGAAAATGGCGTAGTTGTAGGTGGTGGTGCTAAAATATTAGGCAATATTACAATTGGAGAAAACTCAAAAATTGGAGCAAACTCTGTAGTTATAAAAGATGTTCCATCTAACTGCACAGCCGTTGGAATTCCTGCAAAAGTATTAGGTAAATGCTCTGCACAGCCACTTTCTCATAATAAAATTCCAGATATAGATAAAGAAATTTTCTCATATCTGCTTCAAAGAATTGAAAATTTAGAAAACTTAATAAAAGATGGTAAAATAAACATAACAGAAGAGGATATAAAACTAAATGAAAAATATAGTTCATATCTAAAATCTTTAAAAAATTAA
- the tmk gene encoding dTMP kinase, which translates to MLITFEGIDGAGKSTQLDLLKDEYKDAIFTKEPGGTNLGEKLREILLNDKISRVAEMYLFLADRAHHYETLIKTNKNRLIFNDRGFVSGISYALANKIDLSLESLLNLNKIAMQNNLGDKFVFFKIDRNSLKNRLSLRSENDIIEQRGLNYLMEVQKYMEQIFKENNFNVLTINATEKKEKIHKQIKEFIG; encoded by the coding sequence ATGTTGATCACCTTTGAGGGTATTGATGGCGCTGGAAAAAGTACCCAATTAGATCTTTTAAAAGATGAATATAAAGATGCTATTTTTACAAAAGAGCCTGGTGGAACAAATTTAGGAGAAAAGCTAAGAGAGATTTTGCTTAATGATAAAATATCCCGGGTGGCTGAAATGTATCTTTTTTTAGCAGATAGAGCACATCACTATGAAACACTTATAAAAACTAATAAAAATAGACTTATATTTAACGACAGAGGATTTGTTTCAGGTATAAGTTATGCCTTAGCCAATAAAATAGATTTGAGTCTAGAATCGCTTTTAAACCTAAACAAAATTGCAATGCAAAATAATCTAGGTGATAAATTTGTTTTTTTTAAAATAGATAGAAATAGTTTAAAAAATAGACTATCTTTGAGAAGTGAAAATGATATTATAGAACAACGTGGATTAAATTATCTAATGGAAGTTCAAAAATATATGGAGCAAATCTTTAAAGAGAATAATTTTAATGTTTTAACCATTAATGCCACAGAGAAAAAAGAAAAAATACATAAACAGATCAAGGAGTTTATAGGATGA
- the hisS gene encoding histidine--tRNA ligase has translation MITALRGMKDIIDDGYLYKHIIQTCEDVASKFGYKFIETPKLEETALFIRGVGESSDIVGKEMYRFTDKSGNDVCLRPEGTAGVVRAFIEHKFDRAGGVRKYFYHGSMFRYERPQKGRFREFHQFGIECFGEGSVYEDASVILIGNEILNRLGIKTTLKINSLGDSQSMPKYREKLVDFLKKENELCEDCKRRIKTNPIRVLDCKNEKCQEILKDAPLIIDNLSKESKDDFDKLQDILTKNGISFEVDPKLVRGLDYYSKTAFEFISDEIGSQSAVLGGGRYDKLVEYLNGRPTFGVGFALGVERLMEILSQHESEQKRDGIYLCALNSEYIDKIYNLSIDLRKKFYVEISYEAKSPAKHLKIADNKNIKIFLCIGEEEMKNSEIWYKNLLNKDEKRIKLNELMEVLGE, from the coding sequence ATGATAACTGCACTAAGAGGCATGAAAGATATAATTGATGATGGATATTTATATAAGCATATAATTCAAACTTGTGAAGATGTTGCAAGTAAATTTGGCTATAAATTTATAGAAACTCCAAAATTAGAAGAAACTGCACTTTTCATAAGAGGAGTTGGAGAAAGTAGCGATATAGTAGGTAAAGAGATGTATAGATTTACGGATAAAAGCGGTAATGATGTATGCCTTAGACCTGAGGGAACTGCTGGTGTTGTAAGAGCTTTTATAGAGCATAAATTTGATAGAGCTGGTGGAGTTAGAAAATATTTCTATCACGGTTCTATGTTTAGATATGAAAGACCGCAAAAAGGAAGATTTAGGGAATTTCATCAATTTGGAATTGAGTGCTTTGGTGAAGGAAGTGTGTATGAAGATGCTAGTGTAATTTTGATTGGAAATGAAATTTTAAATAGACTTGGTATAAAAACTACTCTTAAAATAAACTCTTTAGGAGATAGTCAATCTATGCCAAAATATAGAGAAAAGCTTGTAGATTTTTTAAAAAAAGAAAATGAACTTTGTGAAGATTGCAAAAGGAGAATAAAAACAAACCCTATTAGAGTTCTTGATTGTAAAAATGAAAAATGTCAAGAAATTTTAAAAGATGCACCACTTATAATCGATAACTTAAGCAAAGAAAGTAAAGATGATTTTGATAAATTACAAGATATTTTAACTAAAAACGGTATCTCATTTGAAGTTGATCCAAAGCTTGTAAGAGGACTAGATTACTACTCTAAAACTGCATTTGAGTTTATAAGCGATGAAATTGGATCTCAAAGTGCTGTTTTAGGCGGTGGTAGATATGATAAGCTAGTTGAATACCTAAATGGTCGCCCTACTTTTGGAGTTGGGTTTGCTCTAGGTGTTGAAAGATTAATGGAAATTTTATCACAACATGAGAGTGAGCAAAAAAGAGATGGAATTTATCTTTGTGCACTAAATAGTGAATATATAGATAAAATTTATAATCTTAGTATTGATCTTAGGAAGAAATTTTATGTGGAGATTAGCTATGAAGCTAAAAGCCCAGCAAAGCACCTTAAAATAGCTGATAATAAAAATATTAAGATATTTCTTTGTATTGGTGAAGAAGAGATGAAAAATAGTGAAATTTGGTATAAAAATCTGTTAAATAAAGATGAAAAAAGAATAAAATTAAATGAATTAATGGAGGTTTTGGGTGAATAA
- the coaD gene encoding pantetheine-phosphate adenylyltransferase, translating to MRKACIYPGTFDPITNGHLDVIKRARTFFDKVVIAIAVNSTKNPFFDIDDRIKMVKKATIHLSNIEVVSFDNLLIDFAKKRNIPTIIRGLRAVSDFEYELQMGYANASLWDELETVYLMPSLKSAFISSSVVRSIFYHGGDISHLVPKEILPLPKFKKDKNVDHL from the coding sequence GTGAGAAAAGCATGTATTTATCCTGGGACTTTTGACCCTATTACAAATGGACATCTTGATGTAATAAAAAGAGCAAGAACTTTTTTTGATAAAGTTGTCATAGCCATAGCTGTAAATTCTACAAAAAATCCATTTTTTGATATCGATGATAGGATAAAAATGGTAAAAAAAGCAACAATACACCTTAGCAATATTGAAGTTGTAAGCTTTGATAATCTACTAATTGACTTTGCTAAAAAACGCAATATCCCTACAATTATAAGAGGCTTAAGAGCAGTTAGTGACTTTGAGTATGAACTCCAAATGGGTTATGCAAACGCCTCTTTATGGGATGAACTTGAAACAGTATATCTAATGCCAAGCTTAAAAAGTGCTTTTATAAGCAGTTCAGTTGTAAGATCTATATTTTATCATGGTGGAGATATTAGCCATTTAGTTCCAAAAGAGATTTTACCTTTGCCTAAATTTAAAAAGGATAAAAATGTTGATCACCTTTGA